In one Ananas comosus cultivar F153 linkage group 12, ASM154086v1, whole genome shotgun sequence genomic region, the following are encoded:
- the LOC109718602 gene encoding subtilisin-like protease SBT2.6, with protein sequence MANKPQMEVYFVFMNFDSEFERLRADRSSKGEDALHEYLSNKHDHLLARLLQPNTYKKRFSLAIVDGFAAEMTQYQAEILKSAEEVRVVEKNQELA encoded by the exons ATGGCAAATAAACCACAAATGGAAGTATACTTTGTTTTCATGAATTTCGATTCCGAGTTCGAGCGCCTTCGAGCCGATCG ATCGTCAAAAGGCGAAGACGCTCTTCATGAATATTTGAGCAACAAGCATGACCACCTCCTTGCGAGGCTCCTCCAACCAAACACCTACAAGAAGAGGTTTTCTTTGGCGATCGTCGATGGTTTCGCTGCTGAAATGACACAATACCAG GCAGAGATATTGAAATCAGCCGAGGAAGTGAGGGTGGTAGAAAAGAACCAAGAGCTTGCTTGA
- the LOC109718597 gene encoding long chain acyl-CoA synthetase 4-like, whose product MKHLVEVEKAKVGGGRTAGPAYRSVFAKDGFPPPIPGLDSCWDIFRISVERNPKNRMLGRRRVVDGKPCEYEWLSYKQVYDIVMRVGASIRSCGVEQGGRCGIYGANCPEWIISMEACNAHGIYCVPLYDTLGAGAVEFIICHAEIQIAFVEEKKIVEVLKTFPTTTKLLKTIVSFGKITLQQKEEVEKHGLSIYSWDEFLLLGENLQFYLPKTKKTDICTIMYTSGTTGDPKGVLISNESIITLIAGVDRNLHCVNEQTGDDDVYLSYLPLAHIFDRVMEELFIFNGASIGFWRGDVKLLFEDIAALKPTVLSAVPRVLDRIYSGMQSKISTGGFLKKTLFNLAYKYKLHNMRKGSKQDEAAPLIDKLIFNKIKQGLGGNLRLILSGAAPLAANVETYLRVVTCAHVVQGYGLTETCAGTFVSLPNDLSMIGTVGPPVPNVDVRLESVPEMEYDALAAVPRGEICVRGKTLFSGYHKREDLTNEVMIDGWFHTGDIGEWQPDGCLKIIDRKKNIFKLSQGEYVAVENLENIYGLLPEIDMIWIYGNSFESFLVAVVNPNQQALEHWAEQNGVSGDFSTLCENPKAKEYILGELTKTAKANKLKGFEFVKAVHLDPVPFDMERDLLTPTYKKKRPQLLKYYQGAINGLYKATK is encoded by the exons ATGAAGCACTTGGTGGAGGTGGAGAAGGCGAAGGTCGGCGGCGGGCGCACCGCCGGCCCCGCCTACCGCAGCGTCTTCGCCAAGGACGGGTTCCCGCCGCCGATACCGGGGTTGGACAGTTGCTGGGACATTTTCCG CATCTCTGTGGAGAGGAATCCGAAGAATCGGATGCTCGGTCGCCGTCGGGTTGTTGATGGAAAG CCTTGTGAATATGAGTGGTTGAGTTATAAACAAGTATATGACATTGTGATGAGAGTGGGGGCTTCTATTAGGAGCTGTGGAGTTGAGCAG GGCGGACGTTGCGGTATATACGGCGCGAATTGTCCCGAATGGATCATCAGTATGGAG GCCTGTAATGCTCATGGAATTTACTGTGTTCCCCTGTATGATACACTTG GTGCGGGTGCGGTAGAATTTATCATCTGCCATGCAGAGATTCAGATTGCTTTTGTCGAAGAGAAAAAGATTGTAGAG GTGTTGAAAACCTTTCCCACCACCACAAAACTTCTAAAGA CAATTGTCAGTTTTGGAAAAATCACACTCCAACAGAAGGAAGAGGTTGAGAAGCACGGTTTGTCGATATATTCCTGGGACGAATTTTTGCTCTTG GGCGAAAACCTGCAATTCTATCTGCCAAAAACCAAGAAAACCGACATTTGTACTATAATGTACACAAGCGGAACAACCGGAGATCCAAAGGGCGTATTAATATCAAATGAGAGTATAATCACTCTCATTGCCGGAGTTGATCGCAACCTGCATTGTGTCAATGAACAA ACGGGGGATGATGATGTTTACTTGTCATATCTCCCTCTAGCACATATCTTCGATCGCGTGATGGAGGAGTTGTTCATTTTCAATGGGGCCTCAATCGGATTTTGGCGCGGG GATGTCAAGCTATTATTTGAAGATATTGCGGCGCTAAAACCAACTGTCTTATCTGCGGTTCCTCGTGTCCTGGATCGCATTTATTCAg gTATGCAAAGCAAAATTTCGACCGGCGGTTTCCTGAAGAAAACCTTGTTCAATCTAGCTTACAAATA CAAACTTCATAACATGAGGAAGGGAAGTAAACAAGACGAGGCAGCGCCGCTCATTGACAAACTAATCTTCAATAAG ATTAAACAAGGACTAGGCGGGAATCTCCGGCTTATCTTATCAGGAGCAGCTCCTTTAGCTGCCAATGTTGAAACCTATCTTAGGGTGGTGACATGTGCCCATGTTGTGCAAGGCTATG GTCTGACGGAAACTTGCGCGGGAACATTTGTCTCGCTACCAAACGATCTCTCGATGATCGGAACTGTGGGTCCTCCGGTACCAAACGTTGACGTGCGACTCGAGTCGGTTCCTGAGATGGAGTACGACGCCCTCGCGGCCGTCCCTCGTGGCGAAATCTGCGTCAGGGGAAAGACATTGTTCTCAGGATACCACAAAAGAGAAGATCTCACTAATGAAGTCATGATTGATGGGTGGTTCCACACAG gGGATATTGGAGAGTGGCAACCAGATGGATgcttaaaaattattgataggAAGAAGAATATCTTCAAACTTTCTCAAGGAGAGTATGTTGCTGTAGAGAACCTGGAGAACATTTATGGTCTTCTTCCTGAGATAGACATG ATATGGATTTACGGGAATAGTTTCGAATCGTTCCTCGTCGCCGTCGTAAATCCAAACCAACAAGCTCTCGAGCACTGGGCAGAACAAAATGGTGTCAGCGGAGATTTCAGTACCCTCTGCGAAAATCCTAAAGCTAAGGAGTACATTCTCGGGGAACTTACGAAGACCGCGAAGGCAAATAAG TTGAAAGGTTTCGAGTTCGTAAAAGCTGTTCATCTTGATCCGGTGCCTTTCGACATGGAGCGCGATCTTCTCACCCCGACGTATAAGAAGAAACGGCCACAATTGCTCAAGTACTATCAG GGTGCTATAAATGGACTATACAAAGCGACAAAGTGA
- the LOC109718599 gene encoding spermine synthase isoform X2, with protein MEGSGAGNGLGKTMEMKGSGSNISSKSLPPCCIKARASVPESEAKCHDTVVSGWFTESQSITDKTGKVLYYNNPMWPGEAHSLKVEKILYRGKSKYQEVLVFESSTYGKVLVLDGIVQLTDKDECAYQEMIAHLPLCSIPSPNTVLVIGGGDGGVLREISRHRSVETIHICEIDKLVIDVCEEYFPELYVGFGDPRVQLHVGDAVEFLRNAAEGMYDAIIVDSSDPIGPAQELVEKPFFEMIARALRPGGVLCNQAESLWLHTHLIQDMLAICRETFKGSVHYAWTSVPTYPRFLLCFLLISAKYALKLLTTGKSTSHWE; from the exons ATGGAGGGAAGTGGCGCAGGAAATGGTTTGGGGAAGACTATGGAGATGAAGGGAAGTGGGAGCAACATTTCTTCGAAGTCACTTCCTCCATGCTGCATCAAGGCCAGGGCTTCTGTCCCGGAGTCAGAGGCAAAGTGTCATGACACGGTAGTATCGGGGTGGTTCACGGAATCTCAGTCAATAACTG ATAAAACAGGAAAGGTCCTTTATTACAATAATCCTATGTGGCCTG GAGAGGCTCATTCTTTAAAAGTCGAGAAGATTTTGTATCGGGGAAAGTCAAAGTACCAGGAAGTTTTAGTTTTTGAG TCTTCAACTTACGGTAAGGTGCTTGTGCTTGATGGTATTGTCCAGCTGACTGACAAAGATGAATGTGCTTATCAGGAGATGATTGCTCACCTTCCTCTGTGCTCGATTCCATCTCCCAATACT GTTTTGGTTATAGGAGGTGGTGACGGGGGCGTTCTTCGTGAAATTTCTCGACACCGTTCAGTGGAAACTATACATATTTGTGAAATTGATAAACTGGTCATAGAT GTTTGTGAAGAATACTTCCCAGAGTTATATGTGGGGTTTGGAGATCCACGTGTTCAACTTCATGTTGGCGATG CTGTTGAGTTCTTACGAAATGCTGCAGAGGGAATGTATGATGCCATTATTGTTGACTCATCTGATCCAATAG GTCCGGCCCAGGAACTTGTAGAAAAGCCCTTTTTTGAGATGATTGCAAGGGCATTAAGACCTGGTGGTGTTCTATGTAATCAAGCCGAGAGCTTGTGGCTTCACACACATCTTATTCAGGACATGCTTGCCATATGCCGTGAGACATTCAAGGGTTCTGTTCATTATGCCTGGACGAGTGTTCCTACGTATCCTAGGTTCttactttgttttcttttaata AGTGCCAAGTATGCCTTGAAGCTTTTGACAACAGGGAAGTCTACTTCACACTGGGAGTAG
- the LOC109718738 gene encoding NAC domain-containing protein 76-like encodes MKQREHMNTTDAPLTVPPGFRFHPTDEELLYYYLRKKVAYEPIDLNVIRDVDLNKLEPWDLEDKCRIGSGPQDEWYCFSHKDKKYPTGTRTNRATAAGFWKATGRDKAIHLGDSRRIGMRKTLVFYTGRAPHGKKSEWIMHEYRLDDESLHEVQEDGWVVCRVFKKKNLQQRFINPSEALLDDEDELDRPPKPASAPALDQQKQIFQMPPDLSFDASMHLPQLLSAKSCSIAPLIPHVSMNNNTLNHIHCSQHGRFSNGDWSILDKLLASQQSLLINQQAHDQLVDLGSSVRRFPLQYLGCEVDLLKFSE; translated from the exons ATGAAACAAAGAGAGCATATGAACACCACTGACGCGCCGTTGACGGTGCCTCCAGGCTTTCGCTTCCACCCTACAGATGAAGAGCTCCTCTACTACTACCTGCGAAAGAAGGTTGCTTACGAACCGATCGATCTCAACGTCATAAGAGACGTCGATCTCAATAAACTCGAGCCATGGGATCTCGAAG ATAAGTGTAGAATAGGGTCAGGGCCTCAAGATGAGTGGTATTGTTTTAGCCACAAGGATAAAAAGTACCCGACGGGGACGCGAACTAACCGTGCGACCGCTGCCGGATTCTGGAAGGCCACGGGGAGGGACAAGGCTATACACCTCGGCGACTCGAGGAGGATCGGCATGCggaaaaccctagttttctacACTGGGAGAGCCCCTCATGGCAAAAAGAGCGAATGGATCATGCACGAGTATCGGTTGGATGATGAGAGCTTACATGAGGTTCAG GAAGATGGATGGGTTGTATGCAGGGTTTTCAAGAAGAAGAACCTGCAGCAGAGGTTCATCAACCCCTCAGAAGCACTTCTCGACGACGAGGACGAACTCGACCGCCCGCCAAAACCTGCGTCAGCGCCAGCACTGGATCAGCAGAAGCAGATCTTCCAGATGCCACCCGACCTCTCCTTCGACGCGTCGATGCACTTACCTCAGCTGCTCAGCGCCAAATCCTGCAGCATTGCCCCTCTAATCCCTCATGTGTCCATGAACAATAATACACTTAATCACATCCATTGCTCTCAGCATGGAAGGTTTAGTAATGGAGATTGGTCTATACTGGACAAGTTACTTGCTTCTCAGCAGAGCTTGCTGATCAACCAACAAGCTCATGATCAGCTTGTGGATTTGGGCTCTTCAGTGCGGAGGTTTCCATTGCAGTATCTTGGGTGTGAAGTTGATCTCCTGAAATTTTCTGAGTAA
- the LOC109718599 gene encoding spermine synthase isoform X1, whose amino-acid sequence MEGSGAGNGLGKTMEMKGSGSNISSKSLPPCCIKARASVPESEAKCHDTVVSGWFTESQSITDKTGKVLYYNNPMWPGEAHSLKVEKILYRGKSKYQEVLVFESSTYGKVLVLDGIVQLTDKDECAYQEMIAHLPLCSIPSPNTVLVIGGGDGGVLREISRHRSVETIHICEIDKLVIDVCEEYFPELYVGFGDPRVQLHVGDAVEFLRNAAEGMYDAIIVDSSDPIGPAQELVEKPFFEMIARALRPGGVLCNQAESLWLHTHLIQDMLAICRETFKGSVHYAWTSVPTYPSGVIGFLLCSKDGEPVNFMDPINPIEQQEGADNAGREIKFYNSEIHKAAFALPSFAKRELSTVYASSRLSQSEQGEDTLKMNLVAKNELVTAS is encoded by the exons ATGGAGGGAAGTGGCGCAGGAAATGGTTTGGGGAAGACTATGGAGATGAAGGGAAGTGGGAGCAACATTTCTTCGAAGTCACTTCCTCCATGCTGCATCAAGGCCAGGGCTTCTGTCCCGGAGTCAGAGGCAAAGTGTCATGACACGGTAGTATCGGGGTGGTTCACGGAATCTCAGTCAATAACTG ATAAAACAGGAAAGGTCCTTTATTACAATAATCCTATGTGGCCTG GAGAGGCTCATTCTTTAAAAGTCGAGAAGATTTTGTATCGGGGAAAGTCAAAGTACCAGGAAGTTTTAGTTTTTGAG TCTTCAACTTACGGTAAGGTGCTTGTGCTTGATGGTATTGTCCAGCTGACTGACAAAGATGAATGTGCTTATCAGGAGATGATTGCTCACCTTCCTCTGTGCTCGATTCCATCTCCCAATACT GTTTTGGTTATAGGAGGTGGTGACGGGGGCGTTCTTCGTGAAATTTCTCGACACCGTTCAGTGGAAACTATACATATTTGTGAAATTGATAAACTGGTCATAGAT GTTTGTGAAGAATACTTCCCAGAGTTATATGTGGGGTTTGGAGATCCACGTGTTCAACTTCATGTTGGCGATG CTGTTGAGTTCTTACGAAATGCTGCAGAGGGAATGTATGATGCCATTATTGTTGACTCATCTGATCCAATAG GTCCGGCCCAGGAACTTGTAGAAAAGCCCTTTTTTGAGATGATTGCAAGGGCATTAAGACCTGGTGGTGTTCTATGTAATCAAGCCGAGAGCTTGTGGCTTCACACACATCTTATTCAGGACATGCTTGCCATATGCCGTGAGACATTCAAGGGTTCTGTTCATTATGCCTGGACGAGTGTTCCTACGTATCCTAG TGGTGTTATTGGATTTTTGTTGTGCTCAAAGGATGGTGAGCCCGTAAACTTCATGGATCCTATAAACCCTATTGAGCAGCAGGAGGGTGCAGATAATGCTGGAAGAGAAATCAAATTCTATAATTCTGAG ATTCATAAGGCTGCATTTGCCTTGCCTTCATTTGCAAAGAGAGAGCTTTCCACTGTTTATGCTTCCTCAAGATTG AGTCAATCAGAACAAGGCGAGGATACTCTGAAGATGAATTTAGTGGCTAAAAATGAGCTTGTCACTGCTTCCTAA
- the LOC109718461 gene encoding non-specific lipid-transfer protein 3-like, translating to MSRLMQIAAILATVVFTTVYAGTHTDCGITQTSFSDCVAYIVDLESSIDPRCCTGLRDIVSSLPPTADARRSTCTCLQQMIVTVGKPIDAGRAAGLGGSCGVNTDIVPTSLNFDCSK from the coding sequence ATGTCTCGCCTCATGCAAATTGCAGCAATCCTCGCGACAGTGGTATTTACGACCGTGTATGCGGGCACGCACACGGACTGCGGCATTACGCAGACCTCGTTCAGCGACTGCGTCGCGTACATCGTCGACCTCGAGTCGAGCATCGACCCGCGGTGCTGCACCGGGCTGCGCGACATCGTCAGCAGCCTCCCCCCGACCGCCGACGCGCGCCGCTCGACCTGCACCTGCCTCCAGCAGATGATTGTCACCGTCGGGAAGCCGATCGACGCCGGGAGGGCGGCCGGCCTCGGCGGAAGCTGCGGGGTCAACACTGACATTGTCCCCACCAGCTTAAACTTCGACTGCTCCAagtaa
- the LOC109718601 gene encoding membrane-associated progesterone-binding protein 4 produces MEPVPSELREGEAEERATKTTRRETLETGSPPRRGPSPPLLILGLGLLVAFSLKKPLRPRLWSVEELALYNGTEEGLPILLGILGSVFDVTKGRSHYGPGGGYHHFAGRDASRAFVSGNFSGDGLTDSLHGLSSSEVNSVVDWRKFYNERYIFVGKLVGRYYDSQGNPTKYLKGVEAKAKRGAQLLEKQKIEEARIPSCNSRWSQQEGGKVWCDAGYPRLVKRPADIALTGKISQRCACFKEEELGRPGLEVYKECDYLSTSCKV; encoded by the exons atggagccCGTTCCGAGTGAGCTTCGAGAGGGAGAAGCCGAGGAGAGAGCGACGAAGACGACGaggagagaaaccctagaaacgGGATCGCCCCCGCGTCGCGGTCCTTCGCCTCCGCTCCTCATTCTGGGGTTAGGGCTCCTCGTCGCCTTCTCCCTGAAGAAGCCTCTCCGACCG AGGCTTTGGAGTGTTGAAGAGTTGGCTTTGTATAATGGGACGGAAGAGGGGTTACCGATTCTTTTAGGGATTCTGGG CTCAGTGTTTGATGTCACGAAAGGGAGATCACATTATGGTCCGGGAGGAGGGTATCATCACTTTGCTGGAAG AGATGCATCACGAGCATTTGTTTCGGGAAATTTTTCAG GTGATGGATTAACTGATTCCTTGCACGGTCTATCTAGTTCAGAG GTAAATAGTGTTGTTGACTGGAGGAAGTTCTATAATGAAAGATACAT ATTTGTCGGTAAGCTAGTTGGTCGATACTATGACAGCCAAGGGAACCCGACTAAATATTTGAAGGGTGTCGAAGCAAAAGCTAAACGAGGAGCTCAGCTTCTCGAGAAGCAGAAAATCGAAGAAGCCAGAATTCCAAGCTGCAACTCAAGATGGAGTCAGCAGGAGGGAGGAAAG GTATGGTGTGATGCGGGTTATCCGAGGTTAGTGAAGCGGCCTGCTGATATAGCCTTAACTGGGAAAATCAGCCAACGGTGCGCGTGCTTCAAGGAAGAGGAGCTCGGCAGGCCGGGCTTGGAGGTATACAAGGAATGTGATTATCTCTCCACATCATGCAAAGTATAA
- the LOC109718599 gene encoding spermine synthase isoform X3, whose amino-acid sequence MWPGEAHSLKVEKILYRGKSKYQEVLVFESSTYGKVLVLDGIVQLTDKDECAYQEMIAHLPLCSIPSPNTVLVIGGGDGGVLREISRHRSVETIHICEIDKLVIDVCEEYFPELYVGFGDPRVQLHVGDAVEFLRNAAEGMYDAIIVDSSDPIGPAQELVEKPFFEMIARALRPGGVLCNQAESLWLHTHLIQDMLAICRETFKGSVHYAWTSVPTYPSGVIGFLLCSKDGEPVNFMDPINPIEQQEGADNAGREIKFYNSEIHKAAFALPSFAKRELSTVYASSRLSQSEQGEDTLKMNLVAKNELVTAS is encoded by the exons ATGTGGCCTG GAGAGGCTCATTCTTTAAAAGTCGAGAAGATTTTGTATCGGGGAAAGTCAAAGTACCAGGAAGTTTTAGTTTTTGAG TCTTCAACTTACGGTAAGGTGCTTGTGCTTGATGGTATTGTCCAGCTGACTGACAAAGATGAATGTGCTTATCAGGAGATGATTGCTCACCTTCCTCTGTGCTCGATTCCATCTCCCAATACT GTTTTGGTTATAGGAGGTGGTGACGGGGGCGTTCTTCGTGAAATTTCTCGACACCGTTCAGTGGAAACTATACATATTTGTGAAATTGATAAACTGGTCATAGAT GTTTGTGAAGAATACTTCCCAGAGTTATATGTGGGGTTTGGAGATCCACGTGTTCAACTTCATGTTGGCGATG CTGTTGAGTTCTTACGAAATGCTGCAGAGGGAATGTATGATGCCATTATTGTTGACTCATCTGATCCAATAG GTCCGGCCCAGGAACTTGTAGAAAAGCCCTTTTTTGAGATGATTGCAAGGGCATTAAGACCTGGTGGTGTTCTATGTAATCAAGCCGAGAGCTTGTGGCTTCACACACATCTTATTCAGGACATGCTTGCCATATGCCGTGAGACATTCAAGGGTTCTGTTCATTATGCCTGGACGAGTGTTCCTACGTATCCTAG TGGTGTTATTGGATTTTTGTTGTGCTCAAAGGATGGTGAGCCCGTAAACTTCATGGATCCTATAAACCCTATTGAGCAGCAGGAGGGTGCAGATAATGCTGGAAGAGAAATCAAATTCTATAATTCTGAG ATTCATAAGGCTGCATTTGCCTTGCCTTCATTTGCAAAGAGAGAGCTTTCCACTGTTTATGCTTCCTCAAGATTG AGTCAATCAGAACAAGGCGAGGATACTCTGAAGATGAATTTAGTGGCTAAAAATGAGCTTGTCACTGCTTCCTAA